TTTCTGAATCACAGTCCAAGAGGATACCAATATAGAGAGGGAAGTAATTGGGGCAATGTGTGCCACAGGAAAGAACAAAGATTTTTAGAGGGTCAAAGTCTGCATAAGTCTATGTGCTGTTGTTGTAATAAGAGTAGAGGGAATTGTAAGCTATTGGAATTGAAGAATGATAAATTTCAGGACTGATGCTGGTAGAAAATGAGGGATTGAAGGGAGGAAGACTAGGTTGGAGATGCCATTCGGAGAAATTTAGAAAGTGTTGTTTGGGTAGATGGAACTGTCTAAGTGAATGGGAATACCTTTGTGAGTTCCGTTACTTGTTTTCTGTCAATGGTATGAGTTTAAAGTGAGCTAACATGTGGTGGGGAGGTCAGATAAGGTTCTGTTGCCAAATTCTAGACTAGGATAATGATTATGAAGGCCTGAACAAAGCCAAGGGAGGTGTTCATCCAAGCGGGATAAACCTGGCAATCGGAATTACTCAAACAGACCCTCTTGAGCCAAGCACTGTTACGGACTTGAGAAACATCAATGAACATTTCCTTTCTTTAGTGTCACAAAGCCCTTCCAGAGCTTAGGAGGTCTAATATAAGTCTATCTTTTCTCAGGCATCCTGCCATTAATCATGCAGGTAAATAGTTCGCAAGAATAATTCCTGGCTTACATAGCTAAGAAATCGTGGCCATGTGGCGATTTACAATGAACTGTGTTGGTTTGGGCTGCAGTTTTCCCTCTGATGTATTTAATCATCATGGcttttaataataatgttattatattGGTTCACATAAATAGTGAAGATTTTGCATGAACTTTTGTGATTTTCTACCTATGTAATGGCCTCCCTGGGCCCCATTTCCAGTCTTTCTTCTATCTTAGGTACCTGTACTTTCTTTTCCTAAATTCAGCCCGACCTTAGCCTGGTAACAGAGCCCAGATCTAGGCAGGAGACGTATTCAGGAAATATCTCTTTTGAAGCTTCTGTTTTCAGTTGTCAGTGAGACTTGACTCTGGTCTCCCCTTGACCTGGTTTCTCAATGTCCCTGCCCTTTGCTTCTGCTCTGTTCAAGGTCAGCCCAGCAGTAGTGGCTTCATGAGAGCACGCACCACTTGCTGCCTACCTTTCTTTGTGCTTACTCTTGGCCTGCATGACCTAAAATCCATGTGCCTCCTGCTGCTGAACTTCCTGGACCCTGCGTTCAGTTAAGAGCTTTCTGATGGCATGTGTCCCGCGTGtgctttctccctcctcccacccacctcACCTAGCTCCACCACACACATCTCGTTCAAATCTACTTTTAATACTCAGATTCATGTGTATTTGTTGCCAAGAAAAGACTCTCCTTCTGCCCCCATATTCCTACAGTGTTACTCAGCTTTTGCATGCATTTGTACCTGTGGTGTTCCAGTGAATGAATTTAGAGGTAATTCAGAAgctcatatataatatttttaactaaatCTATTATGTGTTTAGCATATTCAGAACTCTCCTTCCCGGATTTGGAAAGTTAAGAGGAAAAATGCATTtgtatttaaaagaaactttttctCTAATTATTGCATATATTCCTGAGAGACTACTTGGGGGTAAAAATGTTCATGAGGGTTTACCAATTTACAATCAAATATAgtaaaatttgaaagtaaaattttcttataaaaatgagtttcttctttcagaaaacatttattattagCATTATTTGCTTTTCGTTGCTCCCAGTAAACCACTTTGCATCCCTATTCTCTTCCTCTCAAATCCCGTTATGATTCATTTAATTCTGTGCAGAAAACACATATGGTTGTCATGTTGGAGTTAAGTGTAAAACAACTGTGTTTTGTGGATTCCTAGAGATCTCTCATAATATTATAGTTCTGGATTCTGTGACTTTGGGGGCATTTTGATGAAGCCCCTTCAGTTTTTCCTACATCTTAAAAGATAGTGCCTAAGTACTGTATCAATGTATTTAGTCGTCTTTCTTTATCAATGTAGAGCTTCCCAGAAGTATGAGTAATTTTACAGTAGAAATCAAAAAACAGAAAGGATAGAGGTTAGTTGAATTTTCTTCACCTTATTTAATGATCTTGTAAGGTTCTTAAGATTTTAATTGCAATCTGTAAGTTatagaactctctctctctctctctctctctctctctctctctctctctcagctggtATATAACTCTTTCTCTCACATAGATAAATCCCTGCTTAAGGACAAGGCTATTTTGTGTCTTTTCCCCTTTAATGCAAGCTCTGGCTCATGCCAGTACCTTTTGTATAATGCATATAACGTTTTTGTTGTGGTTAATGATTAGTTACATGTTATTCTTTTGGGAGTATGCAGAAATTTAGAGCTTGCAGCTGCCAGTTTGTTCACCTTCTCACCTTCCAGTTCATGTCTTCCCCCTTGGTTACAGAGCTCTGATGGCTTTACCTTCCCTCTGGCCCTGTACTCAGCCAGGGAAAGGTTTCTCCAAAAAGGATCAAGTGTGATTAACCTAAACCAATCATAATGATTGTATCTGATTTCCAGGGTTTCCTTTAAACATGtgtttgtgaaataattttagtCAAAGAGACACTAAGAAAAGTCCGCTTAGTTTCTGGAAAGTTTCCCCCTGCTCTTAAAGTGAAATGTGAAAGAAGGAACAACACATTGTGCTTCTGGATGCCATCTGTCTATAGGTGATTGGTGCAGTAGCCACCGTGGGGAATCATGAAGGAGCCAATTTAAGAGGAAAACCAATATACTTCAAGAAGCAGAATGGaaatagggatttttaaaaactattggacCAACCAATCCTAGTAGTgtgtttcagttctttttatttttataaatgttgttATTTTAGCACTCTTTAGCATACCAGCAAGGTTCAACACAATGAAAAGCTTTTAATAGTTGAgtgtttacaaaaaaaatcatgtattgaataaatgttctaaaaaaaatacacattcattATCATTAGCCaaccattctttctttctctgccatTCAACCATTCTGGCCACAGAATAGAAGACTTTTGGATCTAGTGCTGATAAAGTGGAAGCAATCGGTAATCATACTTGAGGGACTAATAGGTTGCTTGAGCAGATCTCTACTATTTCTATTCCAAGGAGAACTGTAGACCTAGAGTCATATTGAGACACTCATCCTTGGTGGATGAGTTGGTAGTTATAAAACTCATTGCATGATGAGAGCCCAGACCTTATAGTATATCAGGGATGAATGAGTTTGGACTGGTTCCCCTCTCCCAAGGCTATTCCATTAGCACAGACTTTCTTAATGttataattgatattttgagtCAGATATCAATATCTTTGTTGTGTGGGGTCTATTCTCTACATTTAGCTGAATCCTTGGCTTCTAGCCACTGTTGCCAGTAGTGCTCCCCAGTTGTAATAATCAAAAACGTCTCCAGAAATTGCCAAATATCCCCTGGAAGGCAAAATTACCCTTGTTCAGAACCACTGTGTAAGAGGTAGAAGATTGTTTTTCATGAAGCATTTTGTCTCAAGAGTTGAGCCGAAGAGAAGGGTGGGAGGTTCTGAATACCAATGCCTTAGTTACTCCATTAGATTGTGAGAAACATGTATGAGTGTTTACAAATTGTTCCTTTTATCAAGGAAACTATTGATTGTGATATATTTGAGCTGAAATAGAGCTGCTACTTAAATTTCCCCCCCttcaaaaaatcatcaaaatcaataaaacaacattagaaaaacattatttttaaacctTATCCCCAAAGGTTAAATTATCAATTTAACAAATAGCCCCTAAGATAATAGTGTTAAACTGTCTTAGTCTTTACTTTGTCACTTTTAACCAATCAGCCAGGAATTCACACCCCATTTAAACTTAGGAAAAGTCCACCCATATTGACAGCTCAGATTTGAACTGACTCATACCTAAATAAAATTGTAGGAATGGGGTAATTTTAccaattcacattttatttttaagagcatatattaactaaaatattATGAACCAGGGAGTACAATAAATGCTTTTGTCAAAATGACAAAATCTCCCAAAGTACCTATGTTTTCAAAACATTGGAGTCTGTTTTGCACATGAGCAAATAgggcctttcttttccttttgtatcCCTGAGAGCTTTTCAGCATGCCTGGTACAAAGATTTCCTCTAGGTATTAGATAAACACTTCAGCAACCTTTGGCAATTTATTGACTCTCCGAAACAGACTTTaggtaagaaattaaaataaaacaaatatttcaaaaggcATTTAAGTTATCTCCTAGGTTTAGAACCCTACAATGTGTTTTTCTTTACTAGGGGATAAAGTCCTCAGTTTAACATTTATGACTCTAAGCTCTTAGCCATTGCCTTTCTTTCCTTACCTCTCTTCTCTTGCCATGTTCCTTCCTGTCATGGGGTTTTAAAGCTACCTGAAATCTTCTTTCCCACTCGTTGCATTGGTAAATCCAATTCATCTTGCAAGTCTCATTTTCAAGAGCTATGCTCTGATCCCTAATCTAAGTTTGGCCCTCTTTCCATGTATTCTTTCTCTTGATACTCTATCCTTTGCATTTAGAGCCCTTCCCATACTTTGcagttatatatgtgtatgttgcTTAGTTTCAGTTCTGTCCTCAGTAGATAATAAAGGCCACAAGGGTATGATCATGTCTGTTTTCTTATCCAATATATTCTCTATTCGGAGTATTTACCTAGCACATACTCAGAAACTGCTTCAGTAAATAAAGATGAATTGGCAAGATGGGATTGTATCAGGCAAATAATGTACATTTGTACCCCATCCCCCTTGTGTTGAATCTTTAGGCCTGGTGCGGGCTTTTTATGTTGGCGAtggaaattattttctcctaCTTCCCACAGAATGGCAGGTCAAGTGGCATGCAGACCATATATGAGAAATGGTGCCTGGTTAGGCATGTGTGCTAATACATGAATGATATCTATTTTtgccttacagaaagaaaaataatacaaagtaatTAGGTACTTTTTCATTCTACTCATACATAGGAAAAActcaaggtgtttttttttataaaaagaaaaaaccaaataGCTCTTATCTATTTATTGCTTTCTAGTTTACTcacattggtgtgtgtgtgtgtgtgtgtgtgtgtgtgtgcgcgcgcgtgcgtgtATCTAGgatctatatgtgtatatatatcttgACTCATTGCTTAGCAGCTTTCTGGCCAATAGGAGTTGAGTATGCAGTGCTCTAATATAAACCCCTGGATTGGCTAACTGTCTCTGATGTCATAATTACCCCATTAAGAAGTCATAATTTTCTTGAAATCACATTGTACTAATAACACCTCTTGTTATGTTGTTACATTATAAGAAAGATAATCTACCAGAAATAAAAATGCTGGAAGGAGCAAGATATCTCTGTTCCTCACAGACCTTTTCCATTTTTGTGCTTTAGTAATCTGCCAACACTTGAAGCTagcttctttactttcttttacaactgatgttattttgttttctgcgTTTGTCAGTTAGTAGGCAAATGGAGGAATGAGCCCAGTTAGAATTACTCCTTCAACTCATAGGTCTGTTTCATCTCGACTGTGGAGGCTTAGCATCTTTCTACTACTTAGCCTTCCTGACTCAAAAGGAAAAGCAATATGGACAGCTCATCTGAACATAACATTTCAGGTGGGAAATCAGATTATATCAGAACTAGGAGAGAGTGGAGTGTTTGGGAATCATTCTCCTCTGGAAAGGGTGTCTGGTGTAGTGGTACTTCCTGAAGGATGGAATCAGAATGCTTGTAATCCATTGACCAACTTCAGCAGGCCAGAACAGGCAGACTCTTGGCTGGCCCTCATTGAACGGGGAGGCTGTACTTTTACACATAAAATCAACGTGGCAGCAGAAAAGGGAGCAAATGGGGTGATCATCTATAACTATCCAGGTACGGGCAACAAAGTGTTTCCTATGTCTCACCAGGGAACAGAAAACATAGTTGCAGTGATGATAGGCAACCTAAAAGGCATGGAACTTTTGCACTTGATTCAGAAAGGAGTCTATGTGACCATCATCATTGAAGTGGGGAGAATGCACATGCCATGGCTAAGCCACTATGTCATGTCTCTGTTTACCTTCCTGGCAGCCACAGTTGCCTACCTTTTCTTGTACTGTGCCTGGAGACCTAGAGCACCCAATTCTTCCACCATAAGACGAAGACAGATAAAGGCTGATGTGAAGAAAGCTATTGGTCAGCTTCAACTTCGAGTGCTCAAAGAAGGGGATAAGGAGCTAGATCCAAATGAGGACAACTGCGTTGTTTGTT
This is a stretch of genomic DNA from Ictidomys tridecemlineatus isolate mIctTri1 chromosome 2, mIctTri1.hap1, whole genome shotgun sequence. It encodes these proteins:
- the Rnf148 gene encoding RING finger protein 148 — translated: MSPVRITPSTHRSVSSRLWRLSIFLLLSLPDSKGKAIWTAHLNITFQVGNQIISELGESGVFGNHSPLERVSGVVVLPEGWNQNACNPLTNFSRPEQADSWLALIERGGCTFTHKINVAAEKGANGVIIYNYPGTGNKVFPMSHQGTENIVAVMIGNLKGMELLHLIQKGVYVTIIIEVGRMHMPWLSHYVMSLFTFLAATVAYLFLYCAWRPRAPNSSTIRRRQIKADVKKAIGQLQLRVLKEGDKELDPNEDNCVVCFDIYKPQDVVRILTCKHFFHKTCIDPWLLAHRTCPMCKCDILKT